The Fimbriimonas ginsengisoli Gsoil 348 genome window below encodes:
- a CDS encoding DEAD/DEAH box helicase, which translates to MTAKTTESTTSFADLGLSARTLTAVTREGFTQPTPIQQAAIPAGLSGRDVIGIAQTGTGKTLAFGLPMLERVLNDGVGLVLAPTRELALQIEETLRRVGSSFGIRTAVLIGGAPMGRQISLLRSRPHVIIATPGRLLDHLTQNTIRLDQVSVAVLDEADRMLDMGFLPAIRKILLRVPAKRQTMLFSATMPPEIAKLANEFQQNAIRVEVAPAGTTAELVDQELHLVPQIDKLSFLEKLLGDNSGTILVFARTRHGAKKVAKQVRLMGHSAAELHSDRTLAQRKAALEGFKHGTYRVLVATDIAARGIDVKQISVVVNFDLPDQPEDYIHRIGRTGRAGETGRAITIATPEQVGEVRRIERLIGRHLLPSSVRPAESAHGHFGANRGPSNRFPRPRAPQAQRRTPQTARR; encoded by the coding sequence ATGACCGCCAAGACAACCGAATCCACAACTTCCTTTGCAGACCTGGGCCTTTCCGCCCGCACTCTAACTGCCGTCACCCGCGAAGGATTCACTCAACCGACCCCCATTCAGCAAGCAGCCATCCCCGCCGGACTTTCCGGCCGAGATGTCATCGGCATCGCTCAGACCGGCACGGGTAAGACCCTTGCCTTCGGTCTTCCGATGCTGGAGCGTGTGCTGAACGACGGCGTGGGTCTCGTTCTCGCGCCGACGCGCGAGTTAGCACTGCAAATTGAAGAGACGCTCCGACGCGTCGGCTCTAGCTTTGGCATCCGCACTGCCGTGCTGATCGGCGGCGCCCCTATGGGCCGCCAGATCTCCCTGCTTCGTAGCCGCCCGCACGTGATCATTGCCACGCCGGGCCGCCTTCTGGATCACTTGACTCAGAACACCATCCGGCTCGACCAAGTGTCGGTCGCCGTATTGGACGAAGCGGATCGGATGCTCGATATGGGATTCCTCCCCGCGATCCGCAAGATTCTTCTTCGGGTTCCGGCGAAGCGCCAGACGATGCTGTTCTCGGCGACGATGCCGCCCGAGATCGCGAAGCTCGCCAACGAGTTTCAACAGAATGCGATTCGAGTGGAGGTCGCCCCCGCGGGTACCACCGCGGAACTCGTCGATCAAGAGCTGCACCTTGTTCCGCAGATCGACAAGCTGAGTTTCCTTGAGAAGCTGCTCGGAGATAACTCCGGCACGATCCTCGTCTTCGCTCGAACCCGACACGGCGCCAAGAAGGTTGCCAAACAGGTTCGGCTCATGGGGCACTCCGCCGCGGAGCTTCACTCCGACCGGACTCTGGCCCAGCGAAAGGCGGCTCTCGAGGGGTTCAAACACGGGACCTATCGAGTGCTCGTGGCGACGGACATCGCTGCCCGAGGCATCGATGTCAAGCAGATCTCGGTGGTCGTAAACTTCGACCTTCCGGACCAGCCGGAGGATTACATCCACCGTATCGGCCGAACGGGTCGAGCCGGTGAGACTGGGCGAGCGATTACGATCGCGACTCCGGAGCAGGTCGGAGAGGTTCGGCGCATCGAGCGCCTGATCGGCCGGCATCTCCTCCCCTCCTCGGTCCGCCCGGCCGAATCGGCCCATGGCCACTTCGGCGCCAACCGCGGCCCGTCCAACCGCTTCCCGCGCCCGCGCGCGCCTCAGGCGCAGCGCCGCACGCCGCAAACTGCCAGGCGATAA
- a CDS encoding extracellular solute-binding protein produces MTIRYACATTGDNLKELRKQVAEFEAIHPNIRIKVEPIVDTYENKLLASYAANDAPDVANMNPNRFRMFAGRGALVPLSTFSDLNGPDVDLAGRYPNYIKAFTYENKLYAIPRDVACSAYIYYNKRLFREAKIPYPDGTWTWDTNTRPELREHDFVWVMSELTKRRPGEARPFQYGFAPSWPQLWMETLLLSSNVRMWDNDDHPTKLFLDRPMNVEVFQFAADCINHNHWIPSNNDVSMGAGSSMQDEFRKGKIAMIESGAWEIKDMREKMREDWDIAPFPRFARGTTASLPGEGNGLAIFSTCQHKSEAWEWIKFFCGPKSLAAMARAGESQPSLRKLSQTPGVWLPAPDATGAARLPEHLGITDEAVLRVRHVQTPDWFSGIANDLGGNYYSVLAGEHTAKEALTNLQRDEPGKLALALRRVDAPPYPFAPAVVVGVLLVLALVAWIYLPERRKKRTRSERAEGRSAYLFLIPWLVGLAFTIGPMIYSLLLSFADSDIIQTPRWRGIGNYADALNPAIDDTLYVSLKQTFIYAVLSMPLGVASAFLLALLLNQKVKGVPLFRALYYMPSLASAVAMSLIWMRLFDKDHGAINYLLYGADGKSGFLHLGPLISNFLGTPGDPINWIGSAKTVIPAFIIMGMWGAGGGTIMFLAGLQGIEPSYYEAATLDGASNWRRFRNVTVPMMTPYLFFSTITGVIGALQVFGQSFVMTGGGPDRATLFYVVWLYQKAFGELRMGYASALAWILFVIILLITVLQFGIARKWVYYEGDLK; encoded by the coding sequence GTGACGATCCGCTACGCTTGCGCCACGACCGGCGACAATTTAAAGGAGCTTCGAAAGCAGGTCGCCGAGTTCGAGGCAATTCACCCGAATATCCGTATCAAGGTCGAGCCGATCGTCGACACCTACGAGAATAAGCTGCTCGCGAGCTACGCGGCAAACGACGCGCCGGACGTCGCGAACATGAATCCGAACCGGTTTCGGATGTTCGCCGGCCGCGGCGCCCTCGTTCCCCTCTCAACCTTTTCGGACCTGAACGGCCCGGACGTCGACCTCGCAGGGCGGTATCCGAACTACATAAAGGCGTTTACCTACGAGAACAAACTGTACGCGATTCCCCGAGACGTCGCCTGTTCCGCCTACATCTACTACAACAAGCGCCTCTTTCGCGAAGCGAAGATTCCATACCCGGATGGAACCTGGACCTGGGACACCAACACCCGCCCCGAGCTTCGCGAGCACGACTTCGTTTGGGTGATGAGCGAGCTCACCAAGCGACGCCCGGGCGAAGCGAGGCCGTTCCAATACGGGTTCGCCCCGTCCTGGCCGCAGTTATGGATGGAGACCCTGCTCCTCTCTAGCAACGTGCGGATGTGGGACAACGACGATCACCCGACCAAGCTGTTCCTCGACCGGCCGATGAACGTCGAGGTGTTTCAGTTTGCGGCCGACTGCATCAACCACAATCACTGGATTCCGAGTAACAACGACGTCTCCATGGGCGCCGGCTCGTCGATGCAAGACGAGTTCCGAAAGGGCAAGATCGCGATGATCGAGTCCGGGGCTTGGGAAATAAAAGATATGCGGGAGAAAATGCGCGAGGATTGGGACATCGCGCCGTTTCCTCGCTTCGCCCGCGGCACCACCGCTTCTCTACCCGGCGAGGGGAACGGCCTCGCGATCTTCAGCACGTGCCAACACAAGAGCGAGGCTTGGGAATGGATCAAGTTCTTCTGTGGGCCGAAATCGCTGGCCGCGATGGCACGGGCGGGAGAGAGCCAACCTTCGCTTCGAAAGCTCTCCCAAACGCCGGGGGTTTGGCTTCCCGCTCCCGATGCGACCGGAGCCGCTCGCCTGCCCGAGCACCTTGGCATCACCGACGAAGCCGTCTTGCGGGTCCGACACGTGCAAACGCCGGACTGGTTCAGTGGAATCGCGAACGATCTTGGGGGAAATTACTACTCCGTCCTGGCGGGCGAGCATACGGCGAAAGAGGCACTGACCAATCTCCAGCGCGACGAGCCGGGAAAGTTAGCGCTTGCGCTCCGCCGGGTAGACGCACCTCCGTATCCATTCGCCCCCGCCGTGGTCGTTGGGGTTCTCTTGGTGCTCGCGCTCGTGGCATGGATCTACCTGCCGGAGCGGCGAAAGAAACGCACGAGGAGCGAGCGGGCGGAAGGGCGCAGCGCCTACCTGTTCCTCATCCCCTGGCTCGTCGGCCTGGCCTTTACAATCGGCCCGATGATCTATTCCCTCTTGCTGAGCTTCGCAGATTCGGACATCATCCAAACGCCAAGGTGGCGTGGAATCGGGAACTATGCTGACGCTCTGAATCCCGCAATCGACGACACTCTCTACGTTTCGCTTAAGCAGACATTCATCTATGCCGTTCTCAGCATGCCGCTCGGAGTGGCGTCCGCGTTCTTACTGGCGCTCCTCTTGAACCAAAAAGTGAAGGGAGTGCCGCTGTTTCGAGCGCTCTACTACATGCCGTCCCTCGCGAGCGCAGTGGCGATGTCGCTGATCTGGATGCGCCTCTTCGATAAGGACCACGGCGCCATTAACTACCTCTTGTATGGCGCGGACGGAAAGTCCGGCTTCCTCCACCTCGGGCCGCTGATCAGCAACTTCCTCGGCACCCCGGGAGATCCGATCAACTGGATCGGTAGCGCCAAAACAGTGATTCCCGCCTTCATCATCATGGGAATGTGGGGCGCGGGAGGCGGAACGATCATGTTCCTCGCCGGCCTTCAAGGAATCGAGCCAAGTTATTACGAGGCCGCGACCCTAGACGGGGCGTCGAATTGGCGGAGGTTCCGGAACGTGACGGTTCCGATGATGACGCCGTACCTCTTCTTTTCCACGATCACGGGGGTGATCGGGGCTTTGCAGGTTTTCGGTCAATCATTCGTGATGACCGGCGGCGGACCTGATCGGGCCACACTCTTTTACGTCGTCTGGCTCTACCAAAAAGCGTTCGGCGAGCTTCGAATGGGCTACGCCTCCGCGCTCGCATGGATTCTCTTCGTGATCATCCTGCTCATCACCGTTCTCCAGTTCGGCATCGCCCGTAAGTGGGTCTATTACGAAGGAGATCTAAAGTGA
- a CDS encoding GNAT family N-acetyltransferase, whose amino-acid sequence MSQLVMRRDRLDVLPGEPPLAGNYLLREAVEADASGLASVLTAAFGDEWTEADVFERLLRAPDVRRTFVIVSDQGVVATASSQTIPDRWPDSGVVHWVGAEPAHAGRGLGYAVCLAVLRDHRDAGLTSAVLTTDDERLAAIRTYLKLGFRPLECDSDHGARWAAVFGKLAQTETAK is encoded by the coding sequence ATGAGCCAACTCGTGATGAGACGCGACCGGCTGGACGTCTTGCCGGGAGAGCCACCGCTGGCCGGCAATTACCTGCTTCGCGAAGCGGTCGAGGCCGATGCTTCTGGATTGGCATCCGTATTGACGGCGGCGTTCGGTGACGAGTGGACCGAAGCAGATGTTTTCGAGCGGCTGCTTCGAGCCCCGGATGTTCGCCGGACGTTCGTTATCGTTTCCGATCAGGGGGTCGTGGCGACCGCATCCTCGCAAACCATCCCCGACCGGTGGCCCGATTCGGGAGTGGTCCACTGGGTGGGCGCCGAGCCCGCGCACGCGGGACGCGGGCTTGGTTACGCGGTGTGCCTCGCCGTGCTTCGCGACCACCGCGACGCCGGGCTGACAAGCGCAGTCCTTACCACGGACGATGAACGGTTGGCCGCAATCCGAACCTACCTAAAGCTCGGCTTCCGACCCTTGGAGTGCGATTCAGACCACGGAGCCCGGTGGGCGGCGGTATTCGGGAAGCTCGCTCAGACGGAGACGGCAAAGTGA
- a CDS encoding DUF3303 domain-containing protein, whose protein sequence is MLIMVIETFKAGLKPVGERFARSGRMLPDNVSYIASWMESSGARCFQIMEAPNVKALTPWLDFWGDIVEFEVVPVQTSADFWAARKG, encoded by the coding sequence ATGCTGATTATGGTGATCGAAACTTTCAAGGCCGGGCTGAAGCCGGTCGGCGAACGGTTCGCGCGCAGCGGCCGGATGCTCCCAGACAATGTTTCTTATATCGCCAGTTGGATGGAGTCTTCGGGAGCCCGATGCTTTCAGATCATGGAAGCTCCCAACGTGAAGGCGTTGACTCCCTGGCTCGATTTTTGGGGCGACATCGTCGAGTTTGAAGTCGTGCCGGTTCAGACGTCGGCCGACTTCTGGGCGGCTCGAAAAGGGTAA
- a CDS encoding carbohydrate ABC transporter permease, which yields MRNTGEPPVPRRGVTQLRLNRAILYAVLLTGAVMFMAPLYIMVSLSLKTPDEISNSSMWSWPAHATLANYAKVLTDPELNFFRKFVNTLFLAAAPTIASVLTGAMVAYPFARLRFPGRDRLFLILLSTMMLPGVVTMIPGYVLMANLGWINTYKPFIIPAFFGGGAFGIFLIRQFMMAIPRELDEAAKIDGASHATIFWRILLPNCAPVLATLGVLGFVGGFKDFLGPLLYLSDPDLMNLEVALRSLQSSHKTEFHLLMAGSMIVLLPIFLIFLFGQRYFARGITLSGGK from the coding sequence ATGAGAAACACGGGCGAGCCGCCCGTGCCACGGCGGGGGGTGACTCAGCTTCGCCTGAATCGGGCGATTCTGTACGCGGTACTGCTAACCGGAGCGGTCATGTTCATGGCGCCGCTCTACATCATGGTCTCGCTGTCGCTGAAGACGCCGGATGAGATCTCGAACAGTTCCATGTGGTCTTGGCCCGCCCACGCGACCCTTGCGAACTACGCGAAAGTGCTCACCGATCCAGAGCTAAATTTCTTCCGGAAGTTCGTCAACACGCTTTTCCTAGCGGCGGCGCCGACGATCGCATCTGTGCTGACCGGAGCCATGGTCGCCTACCCGTTCGCGAGATTACGATTTCCCGGACGCGACCGGCTTTTCCTTATCCTGTTAAGCACGATGATGCTTCCGGGCGTAGTGACGATGATTCCCGGCTACGTGCTGATGGCCAACCTTGGATGGATCAACACTTATAAGCCTTTTATCATCCCAGCCTTCTTCGGCGGGGGCGCGTTCGGAATCTTCTTGATCCGGCAGTTCATGATGGCGATCCCCCGCGAGCTCGACGAAGCGGCCAAGATCGACGGAGCGAGCCATGCGACCATCTTCTGGAGGATTCTGCTTCCAAACTGCGCGCCCGTATTGGCGACCCTCGGGGTGCTCGGCTTTGTCGGTGGATTCAAGGATTTCCTCGGGCCCCTCCTCTATCTCAGCGATCCCGACCTGATGAATTTGGAGGTCGCGCTTCGTTCCCTTCAGAGCTCTCACAAGACCGAATTTCACTTACTGATGGCGGGATCGATGATCGTCCTGCTGCCCATCTTCCTAATCTTCCTATTCGGCCAACGCTACTTCGCACGCGGGATCACGCTGTCGGGAGGCAAATGA
- a CDS encoding alpha/beta hydrolase family esterase, translating to MRGRLGLILLAVALSSFGCSQTSLPKSTALPSKAPGRYSETLPSDGVTRHYILRVPRAYDATRRLPLVVLLHGWTGSAQTFEAYSRMAEKGEKEGFILVTPDGLGQPQGWNVGFLDLSGKHADDVGFVGHVIDQVETEVGVDPDRVYVAGFSNGAMLAHLAGARLSDRIAAIGAVAGTVGLPNADGQKAIPAPASPVSAMLIHGKKDSMVAYDKSASALLAGIGAEESAQWWAGQDGCAKTPCQTMSANGNVATETFSGGRLGAEVILVSIANGVHAWPGGLTRPGHESTPDVDAADLLWQFFKSHPKRR from the coding sequence GTGCGTGGACGTCTCGGCTTAATTCTTCTGGCGGTTGCCTTATCCAGCTTCGGCTGTTCGCAAACCTCGCTCCCCAAATCGACCGCGCTGCCGAGTAAAGCGCCGGGGAGGTACTCGGAAACATTGCCCTCCGATGGGGTGACCCGGCACTATATCCTTCGGGTCCCCCGAGCGTACGACGCCACCCGGCGGCTTCCGCTCGTCGTGTTGCTTCACGGGTGGACCGGGTCCGCCCAGACCTTCGAGGCGTATAGCCGCATGGCCGAAAAGGGGGAAAAGGAAGGGTTCATTCTGGTAACACCCGACGGTTTGGGCCAGCCGCAGGGCTGGAACGTCGGCTTCCTCGATCTGAGCGGCAAGCATGCCGACGACGTGGGATTCGTCGGACACGTGATCGACCAAGTCGAGACCGAAGTCGGAGTCGATCCGGACCGCGTCTACGTCGCCGGATTCTCGAACGGAGCAATGCTGGCGCATCTGGCCGGCGCGCGCCTTTCCGATCGAATCGCGGCGATAGGCGCCGTTGCCGGCACGGTGGGTCTGCCGAACGCCGACGGCCAGAAGGCAATTCCAGCGCCGGCATCTCCGGTTTCGGCGATGTTGATCCACGGCAAGAAGGATTCGATGGTCGCTTACGACAAGAGCGCTTCCGCCCTTCTCGCTGGTATCGGCGCGGAAGAGTCGGCTCAATGGTGGGCCGGTCAAGACGGCTGCGCCAAAACTCCGTGCCAGACGATGTCGGCCAACGGAAACGTCGCCACGGAGACTTTTTCCGGTGGCCGCCTAGGCGCGGAAGTCATTCTCGTCTCCATCGCCAACGGAGTCCACGCCTGGCCCGGCGGCCTCACGCGCCCCGGCCACGAGTCCACACCCGACGTTGACGCCGCCGATCTTCTTTGGCAGTTCTTTAAGAGCCATCCGAAGAGGAGGTAA
- a CDS encoding SDR family oxidoreductase, producing the protein MRVLFIGGTGIISSACSPLAIESGIDLYLLNRGQSHRGVPVGAKVLHGDIRDRASVESAIGDMKFDAVVNWIAFTTDHIQQDLDVFRGRTGQYVFISSASAYQTPPSSLPVTESTVLDNPYWQYSRNKIACEEMLVRAYRDEKFPTTIVRPSHTYDRTLLPFDHGWTVVDRMRRGKPVVVHGDGTSLWVLTHHRDFAAAFVPMLGNPHTIGDAFHITSDEWLSWNQIYDQVAEAAGTKAEMVHISSDTINAVDPGWGAGLLGDKANSMVFDNTKIKRIAPNWSANIPFRRGAEEILAWFEEDPSRQKVNAQQDALEDQLIEWAQRQ; encoded by the coding sequence ATGCGCGTTCTCTTCATCGGCGGCACGGGGATCATCTCCTCGGCCTGCTCTCCGCTTGCGATTGAATCGGGGATCGACCTCTATCTTTTGAATCGAGGCCAATCGCACCGCGGAGTGCCGGTGGGGGCGAAGGTACTGCATGGAGACATTCGCGACCGCGCCTCCGTGGAAAGCGCCATCGGCGACATGAAGTTCGACGCCGTGGTGAACTGGATCGCCTTCACGACCGATCACATCCAGCAAGACCTCGACGTGTTTCGCGGGCGCACCGGCCAGTACGTCTTTATCTCCTCCGCCAGCGCCTACCAGACCCCGCCTTCGAGTCTCCCGGTCACCGAATCGACGGTGCTCGACAACCCCTACTGGCAGTACTCCCGAAACAAGATCGCCTGCGAAGAGATGCTGGTGCGAGCTTATCGGGACGAGAAGTTTCCCACCACTATCGTCCGTCCATCCCACACGTACGACCGGACCCTCCTGCCGTTCGATCATGGTTGGACGGTCGTCGACCGGATGAGACGCGGCAAGCCGGTTGTAGTTCATGGCGACGGTACGTCGCTCTGGGTCCTTACTCACCACCGAGATTTCGCCGCCGCTTTCGTGCCTATGCTTGGGAATCCGCATACGATCGGCGACGCATTCCACATCACAAGCGACGAGTGGCTGAGCTGGAACCAGATCTACGACCAGGTCGCCGAAGCGGCCGGTACGAAGGCCGAGATGGTCCATATCTCGTCCGACACGATCAACGCCGTCGATCCCGGCTGGGGCGCCGGTCTGCTGGGCGACAAAGCGAACAGCATGGTCTTCGATAACACGAAGATCAAGCGTATCGCCCCAAACTGGTCGGCGAATATCCCGTTCCGCCGAGGCGCGGAGGAGATTCTTGCCTGGTTCGAAGAAGACCCCTCCCGGCAGAAGGTGAATGCCCAGCAGGACGCCCTCGAAGACCAACTGATCGAGTGGGCACAGAGGCAATAG
- a CDS encoding alpha/beta hydrolase, producing the protein MSAFTSVLLMVVIATGIGQGTTKPKGVPLRELTTAIDRLVARIDAIEPTAQPNLFRRHLRSVRALLLTEEGRAAIYCGGANDVSAQTTEIVSQLQRGFDADAGDWNSYLEGRRSLLMAYVSKRDNTVAHYWLTLPKSWQPEQAYPLYFELHGAGDPHPLGWAQGQLGLPEGVKAEEYKRPTMVPMVERLGFHVYPFGRGNSGYTDIGETDVWEALADAEATVKLDPARYYLYGFSMGGGGTWRIATRTPDKWAAAAMLAPAARSMKQDAAVGLGRNVANLPLWIWVGADDGLAPTARLLRDEIAKYGPMPPYREEPATGHNYLQEAQRAAMRFFDGKVRKRPSHFAFVADTAEHNGVWGVTMVRDLAVSGSPSFECTVDGSSVKIDSQGTPKLTVDLLAMGLTGEVTVTWNGRKAYRGPAKLVTIDP; encoded by the coding sequence ATGAGTGCCTTTACGTCGGTGTTGTTGATGGTGGTGATCGCCACCGGGATCGGGCAGGGGACAACCAAGCCCAAAGGAGTTCCATTGCGAGAATTGACCACGGCGATCGATCGCCTAGTAGCCCGCATCGATGCGATCGAACCGACGGCCCAGCCTAACCTTTTCCGTCGGCATCTCCGCTCCGTGCGGGCACTTCTGCTCACCGAAGAAGGTCGAGCGGCAATCTACTGTGGCGGCGCCAACGACGTCAGCGCCCAAACCACGGAGATTGTGAGCCAGTTACAGCGAGGGTTCGACGCGGATGCCGGCGACTGGAATAGCTACCTCGAGGGTCGCCGATCCCTGCTGATGGCGTACGTCTCGAAACGAGATAACACGGTAGCCCATTATTGGCTGACGCTCCCCAAGAGCTGGCAGCCGGAACAGGCATATCCTCTCTATTTCGAACTACACGGGGCCGGCGACCCTCACCCGCTTGGGTGGGCGCAAGGCCAGCTTGGGTTGCCGGAGGGCGTCAAGGCGGAGGAATATAAGCGACCGACGATGGTGCCGATGGTGGAACGCCTCGGATTTCACGTCTATCCATTCGGCCGCGGCAACTCCGGATACACCGACATCGGAGAAACCGATGTTTGGGAGGCATTGGCGGACGCCGAAGCTACCGTAAAGCTGGACCCGGCCCGGTACTATCTCTACGGGTTCAGCATGGGCGGCGGCGGGACGTGGAGGATCGCGACTCGAACTCCGGACAAATGGGCGGCCGCCGCGATGCTAGCGCCCGCGGCGCGCTCGATGAAACAAGACGCCGCCGTCGGCCTCGGTAGAAACGTGGCGAACCTTCCCCTGTGGATCTGGGTAGGCGCGGATGATGGCCTCGCCCCCACCGCCCGCCTCCTCCGCGACGAGATCGCCAAGTACGGGCCGATGCCGCCCTACCGCGAGGAGCCGGCGACGGGGCATAACTATCTTCAAGAGGCTCAACGGGCGGCGATGCGTTTCTTCGACGGCAAGGTGAGAAAACGCCCGTCACATTTCGCGTTCGTCGCCGATACCGCGGAGCACAACGGAGTTTGGGGCGTGACAATGGTTCGCGACCTCGCCGTCAGCGGATCGCCAAGCTTCGAATGCACCGTCGACGGATCGTCGGTGAAAATCGACAGCCAAGGCACTCCCAAACTAACCGTCGACCTCCTCGCGATGGGGTTGACCGGCGAAGTTACCGTAACGTGGAACGGCCGCAAGGCCTACCGCGGCCCCGCCAAGCTCGTAACGATCGACCCCTAG
- a CDS encoding prepilin-type N-terminal cleavage/methylation domain-containing protein: protein MKNRAFTLIELLVVIAIIAILAAILFPVFAQAKAAAKRTSELSNTKQLGLASIMYAGDTDDVFPTAAVFDFGDNNAELYWSKKTLPYVKSLDLYRSTLDTVPAPGGFGPYISFAANATMGGPGMSDNVASGIFGVTNRGWEGPGNDWFKGGTISSTSVTKPAETIMLAPKYSSDTKKLPGFDWIGGTSAYIWPQQLFMWDYTGNDGDFYEVWSSATPDGTRKRASNGQPAAYPAGLEGGVSMSNGQSSFVFSDGHAKSLKPVATNPDGTGQPAKNMWNSKRSD from the coding sequence ATGAAAAATCGAGCATTCACCCTCATCGAGCTACTCGTCGTGATCGCGATCATCGCGATCCTCGCGGCGATCCTATTCCCCGTCTTCGCCCAGGCCAAAGCCGCGGCTAAGCGCACCTCCGAGCTTTCCAACACCAAGCAGCTCGGCCTCGCCAGCATCATGTACGCCGGCGACACGGACGACGTCTTCCCCACCGCCGCCGTCTTCGACTTCGGCGATAACAACGCCGAGCTATATTGGTCCAAGAAGACTCTTCCCTATGTAAAGAGCCTCGATCTATACCGCTCCACCCTCGACACCGTCCCCGCCCCGGGTGGGTTCGGGCCGTACATTTCGTTCGCGGCGAACGCGACGATGGGTGGTCCGGGAATGAGTGACAACGTCGCTTCCGGCATCTTCGGAGTGACGAATCGGGGATGGGAAGGCCCCGGCAACGATTGGTTCAAGGGCGGCACGATCAGCTCCACGTCGGTCACCAAGCCGGCCGAGACGATTATGCTTGCGCCGAAGTACAGCAGCGACACCAAGAAGCTGCCTGGCTTCGATTGGATCGGCGGTACCTCCGCCTACATCTGGCCGCAGCAACTTTTCATGTGGGACTACACCGGAAACGACGGAGACTTCTACGAAGTTTGGTCCTCCGCGACCCCGGACGGAACGCGAAAGCGAGCCTCCAACGGCCAGCCGGCCGCTTATCCGGCCGGACTCGAAGGTGGGGTTTCGATGAGCAACGGCCAATCGAGCTTCGTGTTCTCCGATGGGCACGCGAAGTCGCTCAAGCCGGTCGCCACCAATCCCGACGGAACGGGACAGCCGGCAAAGAACATGTGGAACTCCAAGCGTAGCGACTAG
- a CDS encoding carbohydrate deacetylase — protein MKKIVFRADDAGSSEGANIAILRTVREGVVRNVGVMAPGPALSSAAELLRDLEGVNLGLHVTLNAEWDRVKWGPVLPAAEVPSLVEVDGSFTSEPATLKERGFSVDEAMAEVAAQLAKLRESGLRIDYLDEHMGVGWIGLVDRLEEFCSKKGLVFARRVPFLEGSQTQDVSALLETISAASDAPHVVVAHPGSDVDPTMRQFTLGGMQPGEVLRERAQDRRVLTDPRLVDAVRQGRILSMTYREAAQ, from the coding sequence GTGAAGAAGATCGTATTTCGAGCCGACGACGCGGGTTCCAGCGAAGGCGCAAATATCGCCATTCTCCGAACCGTCCGGGAGGGAGTGGTGAGGAACGTGGGAGTGATGGCCCCTGGTCCGGCCCTTTCGAGCGCGGCGGAGCTCCTTCGGGACCTGGAAGGCGTAAATCTCGGACTCCACGTCACTCTCAACGCCGAGTGGGATCGCGTGAAATGGGGGCCGGTATTGCCGGCAGCGGAGGTTCCCTCGCTTGTCGAGGTCGACGGCTCTTTCACTTCCGAGCCGGCGACTCTGAAGGAACGGGGCTTCTCAGTGGACGAAGCAATGGCCGAGGTGGCCGCGCAGCTCGCGAAGCTGAGGGAGTCGGGTTTGCGAATCGACTACCTCGACGAGCATATGGGGGTTGGCTGGATCGGGCTGGTTGATCGACTCGAGGAGTTCTGCAGTAAAAAGGGTCTGGTTTTTGCGCGGCGGGTTCCTTTCCTCGAAGGGAGCCAAACGCAGGACGTTTCGGCCCTGCTGGAAACGATTTCCGCGGCTTCGGATGCGCCCCACGTGGTAGTGGCCCACCCCGGTTCCGACGTGGATCCGACGATGAGGCAATTCACCCTTGGCGGAATGCAGCCGGGCGAGGTGCTGAGGGAACGAGCTCAGGATCGCCGGGTCTTGACCGATCCGCGCCTAGTGGATGCCGTTCGCCAAGGGCGGATTCTCTCCATGACCTATCGCGAGGCGGCGCAATGA